The following are from one region of the Rhodopirellula sp. P2 genome:
- a CDS encoding FG-GAP-like repeat-containing protein, which yields MKFGGNLAFLLLILWLPGCRPSDPSVTPQSNTGRDPIETSEKSKQLAGDKSTVASDPTPDPFRQQIAAAVAARDPQSLRSIARQAMLTAGDRPSNYEELGDAWNALGETSDAIEMFETAIEISDLPSADLFEKTGHAYMAQGRAFDTIELMKRCVELHPDDAGRRVSLVGLMISQALERDAMMHLQYLIQRGQAGISELVIASDSSRPQADDRMCEQALKLNPSDLRPQYALTRFDAYKHRWTKVLEQLKPVVKQHPEFTPAWAFLTRAAVEENDTETLQQIALQPFAADYEEHPQVWLARGVWANRNGDPLLAVAAFTEAVRLDPNHHEALTKLTAALASSGNLDLSQKVAVRAGQVNELRDAIDGFLGWRRNSQRLAVVVAEKLQALGRHWEAVVWLRAAFALPQDPAENLQDTYAAARSQLTGKTPWQTFDTKWLPTKSDTQERLAEAAERGWFSRLSEDDRSTLAASNTPKRPAPTRTISDRGYRLIDEAATRGLNHTVGLLRPRPEDGLWLWQSGLGGAGVLDLDLDGWPDLHLTASGGKDGGKDGGTPGKRNSQPNTTARNLAGTFIDVSSASGLADTGFTQGVGIGDFNADGFPDCLIANIGINTLYQNNGDGTFTNVTRAMFDNPDDAMDPEGTAKTQVGTDPRNTWTSSTAIADIDQDGLADLIEVNYCGGPTPYQQRCLDEAVQEYRSCQPISLRAERDRVHRNRGVLMGSALFEDQTDLWFANSDPGRGLGILVGQIDGADGLDIYISNDMTANHFWRFEPASKSLHEQATIRGLAFNHQSAAEASMGIAASDADGDLDLDLFVTHFTDESNTFYEQVHEGLFQDTTESVHLAETSQDMLGFGTQFIDLDGDAIDELVIANGHIDDFSHDGLQYEMPAQLFAIDRNNEWQWVPGSTAGPYFEEPRLGRAMATLDANRDGQTDLVITDLFRPTALLINHTPRVTKSLAVRVVGVSSERDAIGTTVLVTSSSGTQMRQRMAGSGYQCSNEPTLTFAIPNNDSEVTMEVRWPSGSTQNLTVAMPQNDLLLIEPSLVR from the coding sequence ATGAAATTCGGCGGCAACCTCGCTTTCCTACTGCTGATTCTTTGGTTGCCTGGATGTCGACCAAGCGATCCCTCCGTCACCCCGCAGTCCAACACGGGTCGCGACCCCATCGAGACGAGCGAGAAATCCAAGCAGCTCGCTGGTGACAAATCCACTGTGGCGAGCGACCCCACCCCGGATCCGTTTCGACAACAGATCGCTGCCGCGGTTGCCGCTCGTGACCCCCAGTCGCTGCGTTCGATCGCGCGTCAGGCAATGCTCACAGCGGGTGATCGCCCCAGCAACTATGAAGAGCTTGGCGATGCCTGGAACGCGCTGGGGGAAACCAGCGACGCGATTGAGATGTTCGAAACGGCAATCGAAATCTCTGACCTGCCGTCTGCCGATTTGTTCGAAAAGACCGGTCATGCTTACATGGCACAGGGCCGAGCCTTCGACACGATCGAATTGATGAAACGATGCGTGGAATTGCATCCCGACGACGCTGGTCGCAGAGTCTCACTGGTCGGTTTGATGATCAGCCAAGCGTTGGAGCGGGATGCGATGATGCACTTGCAATACCTGATTCAACGAGGACAGGCAGGCATCTCGGAACTGGTGATCGCCAGTGACTCGTCGCGTCCTCAAGCCGATGACAGAATGTGTGAGCAAGCCCTCAAACTCAACCCCTCGGACTTGCGACCTCAATACGCACTGACGCGATTTGACGCCTACAAACATCGCTGGACAAAGGTCCTTGAGCAACTGAAACCTGTCGTCAAACAACACCCTGAGTTCACCCCCGCCTGGGCTTTCTTGACCCGCGCCGCCGTGGAAGAAAACGACACCGAAACCCTTCAGCAAATTGCCCTCCAACCCTTTGCCGCTGACTACGAGGAACACCCGCAGGTGTGGCTGGCTCGTGGCGTGTGGGCGAACCGCAACGGTGACCCTTTGCTTGCCGTCGCGGCGTTCACCGAAGCGGTGCGACTGGATCCGAATCACCACGAAGCACTGACCAAGCTGACCGCCGCGTTGGCCAGTTCCGGGAACCTTGACTTGAGTCAGAAAGTGGCGGTTCGCGCCGGGCAGGTCAACGAGTTGCGAGACGCCATCGATGGCTTCCTTGGATGGCGTCGCAACTCACAACGCCTGGCAGTTGTTGTAGCGGAAAAACTGCAAGCCCTGGGGCGGCACTGGGAAGCCGTGGTTTGGCTGCGAGCCGCTTTCGCATTGCCACAAGACCCAGCGGAAAACCTGCAGGACACCTACGCGGCCGCTCGAAGCCAACTGACCGGAAAAACCCCCTGGCAAACCTTCGACACGAAGTGGCTGCCAACCAAGTCAGATACCCAAGAGCGACTCGCCGAGGCTGCCGAGCGCGGCTGGTTCAGCCGCCTGTCCGAGGACGACCGCTCAACCTTGGCTGCTTCCAACACCCCCAAACGCCCGGCCCCGACGCGAACAATCAGTGATCGCGGATACCGGTTGATCGATGAAGCGGCCACCCGAGGCCTGAACCACACCGTTGGTCTGCTGCGTCCACGACCAGAAGACGGGCTGTGGCTGTGGCAGTCGGGACTGGGTGGCGCCGGGGTGCTGGACCTCGACCTGGATGGCTGGCCCGATCTCCACTTGACCGCGTCAGGCGGCAAGGACGGCGGCAAGGACGGCGGCACCCCCGGCAAACGCAACAGCCAACCCAACACCACCGCCCGCAATCTGGCAGGAACATTCATCGACGTCTCCTCCGCCAGCGGCTTGGCTGACACCGGGTTCACGCAGGGAGTCGGCATCGGCGACTTCAACGCGGATGGTTTCCCTGATTGCTTGATCGCCAACATTGGGATCAACACGCTGTATCAAAACAACGGGGACGGAACCTTCACCAACGTCACTCGGGCAATGTTTGACAACCCTGACGATGCGATGGATCCCGAGGGAACTGCCAAGACGCAGGTCGGCACGGACCCTCGAAACACCTGGACTTCATCGACCGCGATTGCGGACATCGACCAGGATGGCTTGGCGGATCTGATCGAAGTCAATTACTGCGGCGGGCCGACTCCTTATCAACAACGCTGCCTCGACGAAGCCGTTCAAGAGTACCGTTCATGCCAACCGATTTCCCTTCGGGCAGAACGCGATCGTGTTCATCGCAACCGCGGGGTTCTCATGGGTTCGGCTCTCTTTGAGGACCAAACCGACCTTTGGTTCGCCAACAGCGACCCCGGTCGTGGGCTGGGAATTCTGGTCGGACAAATTGACGGTGCCGATGGGCTGGACATCTACATTTCCAACGACATGACCGCCAATCATTTCTGGCGATTTGAACCTGCCTCGAAGTCACTGCACGAACAAGCCACCATTCGCGGACTCGCCTTCAACCACCAATCCGCCGCAGAAGCCTCCATGGGGATTGCGGCGTCCGATGCGGACGGAGACCTCGACCTGGACCTGTTCGTCACTCACTTCACCGACGAATCCAATACCTTCTACGAACAAGTTCACGAGGGGTTGTTTCAAGACACGACAGAATCCGTTCACCTGGCTGAGACCAGCCAAGACATGCTCGGATTTGGAACGCAATTCATTGACTTGGATGGTGACGCAATCGATGAACTGGTCATCGCCAATGGTCACATCGATGACTTCTCACACGATGGCCTGCAGTATGAAATGCCTGCCCAGTTGTTCGCCATCGACAGGAACAATGAATGGCAATGGGTTCCTGGATCCACCGCCGGGCCCTACTTCGAAGAACCACGCCTGGGACGCGCCATGGCAACGCTGGACGCCAACCGAGATGGGCAAACCGACTTGGTCATCACCGACTTGTTCCGCCCCACTGCCCTGCTGATCAACCACACGCCTCGCGTGACCAAGTCGCTGGCCGTCCGCGTGGTCGGTGTTTCATCCGAGCGAGATGCGATCGGCACAACCGTCCTGGTGACAAGCAGTTCGGGAACACAGATGCGACAGCGAATGGCTGGTTCGGGATACCAATGCTCGAACGAACCAACCCTCACCTTTGCGATTCCGAACAACGATTCGGAGGTCACCATGGAAGTTCGCTGGCCGAGTGGCAGCACCCAAAACCTCACCGTGGCGATGCCCCAGAACGACCTGCTGCTGATCGAACCCTCTCTTGTTCGCTGA